A window of Bacillus toyonensis BCT-7112 genomic DNA:
AAATAACAAGAACTAAAAATGATAATAACACCATAATCAGTCCGATTAATCCGTATCTTAATTTTGATTGTTTTAATTCACGCAGAGCTAAAAACATTTCGCTCGCTCCTTCCTCTTTCTTTCTATGCACTTATCATAAAAAAGAAATATGAACGGAATATGAACAGAAGATTACAGAGATTAAGATTTAATTTTCAGAAAGTATTGAAAATATTTGGAATCCTTGATACAATTCAGTCAAATAATCTTGACCGAGTAATTTTATTAAAGGAGTTGATCATTTTGAAGCCCGTATTAACACTCACTACTTATAGCCAACTAAAAGCATTAAGCGATCCACTACGTGCCGAAATGATGATACGTCTATGCGAACGTCCTTATACTGGACAATTACTATCTGAGAAATTCGGCATTTCAAGGGCGAAAATTCATTATCATTTAAAAGAATTAGAAAAGAATGGTCTTATAGAGATTGTTTATACAGAAGAAAAGAATGGCATTGTTCAAAAGTTTTATCAATCTGTCGCTAAAGGCTTCACCCCTGCCACAGATCTATTACCTCATTTAGAAATATTAAGCGAATCAGGTCGCCAAATCTTTT
This region includes:
- a CDS encoding ArsR/SmtB family transcription factor, with the protein product MKPVLTLTTYSQLKALSDPLRAEMMIRLCERPYTGQLLSEKFGISRAKIHYHLKELEKNGLIEIVYTEEKNGIVQKFYQSVAKGFTPATDLLPHLEILSESGRQIFLQMIERTKSQILAAPEEAFTLRNASEDPAKWNYVSSCWEFDATPEQFQVWVKRFYELMAELSEITKSADKDPNSKPYYISTTALQIAERTMHQFIKEEEKS